Part of the Vicinamibacterales bacterium genome, TCAGCAGGTTCTTCGCCTCGAAGAACAGTTCCGCGCGCTGGCCGGCGACGATCGGGATGAACCGCGAGTAGCGCAGGTCGAGATTGATCACCCGGCCGAGCCGTCCGGCGTTGCGCTCGAGGCCGATCGGGCGGTCGTTCAGGATCCCGTCGCCGTTCAAGTCGAAGTTCGAGCGGATGTTGAACGGCAGCCCGCTGTTGGCCTGCAAAATGATGCCGACCTGGTTGTTGTTCCAGATCGCCGCGCCGGCGCGCGTGGCCGACACCCGCGGCGCCAGCACCGTGGAGAGCGAGAACGTGTGCGTCTGGTTGAACGGCGTCACGCCGCGCTCGCGATCCAGGTTGGTCGGATCCGACACGCGATCGTCCGCGCTGCCGACGACGTACGTGCCGGTGAGCGGCGCGTTGTCTTCACCCCGCGCCAGCGTGTAGGTCGCCTGCGCCATCCAGCCGTGCGTCATCCGCTTGGTCAGCGTCGCGGTGAACGCGTTGTAGGCCGACTCGCCGATCGACCGGAACAGGTTGATCTGGCTGAACGCAGGATTCTGACGCGCCGCCGAGAAGATGGGCCGTCCGTCGGCGAGCGTCGTCGCGCCCGGCACGAGGTTCACGTCGAGCAGCACCGGCAGGTTCCGGCCGGTCGAGTTGACGTAGCCGGCCGAGACCGCGAGATCGTTGCCGAGCGCGCGCTCGATCTGCACGTTGCTCAGCCATGCCGACTGCGTCTCGAACTCCGGATCGACCGCGGTAATGCTCTGCCGGGGCAGCACGAAGGTCGGCGGCACGTTGGCGAGGCTGGTCGGGAACGGCGGCGCGCCGGCATCGCTGCCGCTCACCGAGGCGGTGAAGCTCGCCGGGTCGCCGTTGCTCAGGATGGCGTTGTCGTAGAAGTCCAGCAGCGGCGGCTCGTACATCAGGCCGACCGAGGCGCGGACGACGGTGCGCGCGGCGGCGTCCACCGACCACGAGAGGCCGACGCGCGGCGCGAGGTTGTTCTTGTCGATGGTGAAGTCCTGCGAGTAGGGGTTGGGCGCGAACGGCCGCGCCTGCGGCACGTCGAACAGGTCGTAGCGCAGGCCGTAGAGCAGCTTCACGCGCGGCCCCACCTGCCAGTCGTCCTGCAGGAACAGGCCGTAGAAGCCCGAGTCGTACTCGGCGTCGCGCTTGCCGAACAACTGCTGCAGGGTCGAGTAGCCGAACGGATTGGCGCCGCTGCGCGCCGCGAGGTAGGCGGCGATCGACGGGAACGTATAGACGAACTGTTCGCCGCGCGTCCGCCGATCGGCGATCCACTGCGCGTCGATCCCCGCTTTCAGTGCGTGCCGCCCGCGGATCCAGCTCAGGTTGTTGACGACCTGCGTGATCCCCTGGTTGAAGTCGAAGCCGACCGAGTTCGTGTCACCCAGGCGCGCGCCGCCGAACTGCGCGATGCCCGAGACGGTGATCGCCGGCCCTTCGACCGAGACGCCCTGCGTGCGGAACTGATGCCGCCGCGCGTACTGCACGCGCAGCTCGTTGAGCATGCCGCTGCCGAGCTGCGACACGAGCTGCGCCGCCACCGAGTCCATGCGATCGGTGAAGTCGGTGGCCCGATCCGTCGTCGTGAATCCGGCGCCGACGTTCTGCTCCGAGAAGTTCTTGAACAGGAAGTAGCGCACCGAGAGGTGATTGGCGGCGTTGAACTGATAGTCGGTCTTGCCGAACCCGAAGTTCACCTGCTGGTGTGCCGGGATGACGCCGCTCGACGGCAGCGTGATGCCGAGGGCCGCCGCGTTCGCCGGCGTGACGGTGATCACCTGGCCGCCCGTCACCAGGCTCCGATCGACCAGCTCGTAGGCGCCGTAGTAGTGCCACTTGTCGGTCTTGATCGGTCCCCCGAGCGTTGCCGTGAAGTCGTTCGCCTCGGTGTCGGGCTTCCGGGCCGTCGCGGCGAGGAAGAACGGCCGCTCCGAGAACGGGTTCCGCTTGAACCGGAAGCTCGCCGAGCCGTGTAGATCGTTGGTGCCCGACGGAGTGATCGCGTTGTAGACCATGCCGGTCGTCTGCCCGAACTCCGGCGCGAACCCGTTGGTGATCACCTTCACTTCACGGACGAGGACCTCGGACACAGGCAGCAGCCGCAGGCCGGCGCGATCCTTTTCCGTGTTGGTGTTCCCGTCGAGCTGGTAGTTGGTGCGCATCTGGCTGCCGTTCGCGTTGATGCGCGGCACGCCGAACTCGTTGTTCTCGTAGCCGGTGACGTTGGCCTGCAGGAAGGCGAAGTTGTACGGGTTGCGCGAGACGAGCGGCAGGTTCCTCACTTCCGTCTCGCCGATCGTCCGGCCGAGATCGATCCGGCCGGGCTGGGCGACCGGCGACTCCCCCGTCACCGTCACCGTCTCGGCGACGTTGCCGACGCTCAGCGTCACATTGATCAGGGCCGTCTGCCCGGCAGACAGGGACACGCCGCGCTGCTCGAATTTCTTGAATCCCTGCAACTCCGCGGCGACCGAATAGCTGCCGAGCGGCAGCAGCGGCGCGCGGTAGGCGCCGTCGGCGCTGCTGACCACGACGCGCTGAGCGCCGGTGTCCGTGTTGGTGATGGTCACGGTGACACCGGGGAGCGAGGCTCCGCTGCTGTCGGTGACCGTGCCTTCGATGGTGCCGTTGATGGCTGTCGACTGGGCAGCGGCCGGGACCGCCGTCAGCAGCACGAGCATCGACGCGGCGAGCCCATGCCGAACCTTCTTGCGGATGCTAAACACGACTCCTCCTGCACACGATAAGAACGAGAAGCGCCGGAGCGCTCCACCTCAGGCAATAGGACGCTTCGGTTACAATGGCGGTTGCAGCCCTGCTCAGGTTCCAGCTCAGGTGACCACGGTCCGAACACCGAAGCCCGCCGCGAAGCCCGCTTCGCGTTTCCGTCTGGCGTTTCTGCGCGGGCGGAGCTGGAAGTTCTATGCCGCGCTGGGGATCGGCATCCCGTTCGCGCTCGGCTGCGTCATCGTCGGCTACTTCTACGTCAGCTTCTCCCGCATCATCGACGCCCGGATGCACGGCGAGTTCCTGCGGACGGATCCGCGGATCTTCGCGCGCCCGCTCATCATCCGGCGCGGCCAGCGGGTGACGCTGCCGCAGATGGTCGATCGGCTGAACGATCTCGGGTACGCACAGCGTTCGCCGGTGGAACAGCCCGGACAGTTTGCGATCGGCCGCGACGCGCTGGCCGTCATTCCACGCGCCGGGGATCGTGCCGGCCAGACGATCCGGTTCGTCTTCGCGCCGACGACGCCGAAGGGGGGCGGCGGCGGGCTCATCTCCATCGAGACGCTGAAGAAACAGCGGCTCGACGGGATCGAGATGGACGCGCCGCTGTTGACCGCGCTCATCGCCGAAGCCCGGGAGAAGCGCCGCGACGTGCCGCTCTCCGCGATCCCCGCCCGGATGATCCAGGCCGTGCTGGCGATCGAGGATCGCCGCTTCTACGACCATTCCGGCGTGGACTGGATCGGGACGACGCGGGCGGTGCTGACCAATATCTTCGGCAGCAAGCAGTATCTGAGCGGCGGCAGCACCATCACCCAGCAGCTGGTCCGGAACACGTTCCTGACGTCGATGTGGGGGCTGGACAAGGCGCGCGAGCGCGGCGGGTTCGCCGGCCTCAAGCGCAAGGTCAGCGAGTGGTTCATGTCGGTGGCGCTCGAGCGGCGGCTGTCGAAAGACAAGCTGCTCGAGCTGTATCTCAACGACGTCGATCTCGGCCAGCGCGGCTCGTTCGCGATTCGCGGCGTGCCCGAGGCCGCGCGGCTGTTCTTCGGCAAGGACGTGAGCAACCTGAGCCTGGTCGAAGCCGCCACCATTGCCGGCATCATCCAGGCGCCGAGCCGCTACGCGCCGTTCAACTATCCGGATCGCGCCAAGGAGCGCCGCAACGTCGTCCTCCGCGCGATGACCGACACCGGCTTCATCAGCGAGGAGGCGCGCGAGCGCGCCGCGCGCGAGCCGCTGCAGGTCGTCGCCCGCGCGCTGGAATCGGAGGCGCCGTACTTCGTCGACTACCTGACGCAGGAGATTCAGGAGCGCACCAAGGCCGCCGGCGCGGTAGACGTCTACACCACGCTCGATCTGCACTACCAGCGGATCGCGCAGGACGCGGTCCGTGATGGACTGATCCGGGTGGACGGGATGCTGTCGAAGCGGCGGCCGCGCATCCCGCAGGCGGCGCTGATCGCCGTGGATCCGCGCACCGGCGAGATTCTGGCGATGGTCGGAGGGCGCTCCTACAACCAGTCGCAATACAACCGTGCCGTCACCTCCAAGCGGCAGCCGGGATCCGTGTTCAAGCCGTTCGTCTTCCTGGCGGCGTTCGAGCGCGCGCAGCAGGAAGGACGCACCGACATCACCCCGGCCACCATCGTCGTCGACGAGCCGACGTCGTTCACGTTCAACGAGCAGGTCTGGACGCCGGGTAATTACGACAACGAGTACGACGGCCCGATCACGCTGCGCCGCGCACTCGCCCACTCGCGCAACATCGCGACCGTCAAGGTGGCGGAATCCACCGGCTTCGACAACGTCGCCGCGGTGTGGCGCCGCTTCGGCATCGGCACGCCGCCGAAGGGTTATCCCTCCATCGCCCTCGGCGTCTTCGAGGCGTCGCCGTTCGAGATCGCGACCGCCTACACCGTGTTTCCGAACCTCGGCACGATCCGTCCGCTGCGCGGGCTCCGCCGCATCGTCAGCGAGGGCAAGGAGCTGCCGATCTCGCAGACGCCGCCGAAGGCGGTGACCGACAAAGAGACGACGTTCCTCGTGCTGAACATGATGCGCGGTGTCATCAACGAGGGCACGGCCGCCGGTGTGCGCGGCGCGGGATTCCAGCTCGATGCCGCCGGCAAGACCGGCACCACCAACGACCTGCGCGACGCGTGGTTCGTCGGCTTCACGCCGGAACTGCTCACCGTCGTGTGGGTGGGGCTCGACGACAACCAGGCGCTGGGGCTGAGCGGCGCGCAGGCGGCGCTGCCCATCTGGACGCAGTTCATGTCGCGCGCCCTTGCCGGGCACGCCAACCAGAGCTTCGACGCGCCGCCCGGCATCGTGTGGGTGGACATCGATCGGGAGACGGGAAAGCTCGCGTCGCCCGGCTGCCCGAAGGTCGTGCGCGAAGCCTTTCTGCCAGGCACCGAGCCGGTCGAGATC contains:
- a CDS encoding TonB-dependent receptor; this translates as MFSIRKKVRHGLAASMLVLLTAVPAAAQSTAINGTIEGTVTDSSGASLPGVTVTITNTDTGAQRVVVSSADGAYRAPLLPLGSYSVAAELQGFKKFEQRGVSLSAGQTALINVTLSVGNVAETVTVTGESPVAQPGRIDLGRTIGETEVRNLPLVSRNPYNFAFLQANVTGYENNEFGVPRINANGSQMRTNYQLDGNTNTEKDRAGLRLLPVSEVLVREVKVITNGFAPEFGQTTGMVYNAITPSGTNDLHGSASFRFKRNPFSERPFFLAATARKPDTEANDFTATLGGPIKTDKWHYYGAYELVDRSLVTGGQVITVTPANAAALGITLPSSGVIPAHQQVNFGFGKTDYQFNAANHLSVRYFLFKNFSEQNVGAGFTTTDRATDFTDRMDSVAAQLVSQLGSGMLNELRVQYARRHQFRTQGVSVEGPAITVSGIAQFGGARLGDTNSVGFDFNQGITQVVNNLSWIRGRHALKAGIDAQWIADRRTRGEQFVYTFPSIAAYLAARSGANPFGYSTLQQLFGKRDAEYDSGFYGLFLQDDWQVGPRVKLLYGLRYDLFDVPQARPFAPNPYSQDFTIDKNNLAPRVGLSWSVDAAARTVVRASVGLMYEPPLLDFYDNAILSNGDPASFTASVSGSDAGAPPFPTSLANVPPTFVLPRQSITAVDPEFETQSAWLSNVQIERALGNDLAVSAGYVNSTGRNLPVLLDVNLVPGATTLADGRPIFSAARQNPAFSQINLFRSIGESAYNAFTATLTKRMTHGWMAQATYTLARGEDNAPLTGTYVVGSADDRVSDPTNLDRERGVTPFNQTHTFSLSTVLAPRVSATRAGAAIWNNNQVGIILQANSGLPFNIRSNFDLNGDGILNDRPIGLERNAGRLGRVINLDLRYSRFIPIVAGQRAELFFEAKNLLNNENIAGVNRVVPTDALGNPTSPLVLNGRDYPNAGKSGYDQRTMQLGFKYSF
- a CDS encoding PBP1A family penicillin-binding protein, whose amino-acid sequence is MTTVRTPKPAAKPASRFRLAFLRGRSWKFYAALGIGIPFALGCVIVGYFYVSFSRIIDARMHGEFLRTDPRIFARPLIIRRGQRVTLPQMVDRLNDLGYAQRSPVEQPGQFAIGRDALAVIPRAGDRAGQTIRFVFAPTTPKGGGGGLISIETLKKQRLDGIEMDAPLLTALIAEAREKRRDVPLSAIPARMIQAVLAIEDRRFYDHSGVDWIGTTRAVLTNIFGSKQYLSGGSTITQQLVRNTFLTSMWGLDKARERGGFAGLKRKVSEWFMSVALERRLSKDKLLELYLNDVDLGQRGSFAIRGVPEAARLFFGKDVSNLSLVEAATIAGIIQAPSRYAPFNYPDRAKERRNVVLRAMTDTGFISEEARERAAREPLQVVARALESEAPYFVDYLTQEIQERTKAAGAVDVYTTLDLHYQRIAQDAVRDGLIRVDGMLSKRRPRIPQAALIAVDPRTGEILAMVGGRSYNQSQYNRAVTSKRQPGSVFKPFVFLAAFERAQQEGRTDITPATIVVDEPTSFTFNEQVWTPGNYDNEYDGPITLRRALAHSRNIATVKVAESTGFDNVAAVWRRFGIGTPPKGYPSIALGVFEASPFEIATAYTVFPNLGTIRPLRGLRRIVSEGKELPISQTPPKAVTDKETTFLVLNMMRGVINEGTAAGVRGAGFQLDAAGKTGTTNDLRDAWFVGFTPELLTVVWVGLDDNQALGLSGAQAALPIWTQFMSRALAGHANQSFDAPPGIVWVDIDRETGKLASPGCPKVVREAFLPGTEPVEICHLHYF